The genomic segment GGTTGCTATTTATATCGAGTACTGGAGCAAAATTCATATTAAATCCAAAGGTTTTAAGTTCTTCTGCAATAATTTTCCCAATGTTGTAACTTAAGGCACCATCGTTCTTTTCCCCTATAACTTGATTGGATGGAAGCTTTTTAATTTCATTTGGAATTCGTGATACCCGTCCACCTTCCTCATCTACAGAAATAAATAGAGGCGTTTTGTTTTGTGAATTAGTAGTTTTTAGTGAGTTAATCAGGCTAACTAATTGATTAGAAGTAGCTACATTATTTCTAAATAAAATAAATCCACCAACTTTATGGTCTTTAATCAAATTATTTATATTATTATTCATTGTATAACCATCAAGCCCAACAATTACTAACTGACCAATCTTGTCATCTAAACTCATAGCATCAATCTTGTTTTGAACTACATCAATATTTTCAGGCTTAGGATTAACAACCTCATCCTTAGAATTAATATTAGGGCTAAGGTTAGAATTTGAATTACTACAGCCAGATAAAAATAAACCACCAATTAACAATATACTTATAACTAATTTTTTCATTACAAAATTTCACCACTTTCTTTTAATAAAATTAATAGGGTAAAGAAGTCATTAAAGAGTAAAATTATTATTAAAAATATTATTTAGAGCAAATATAAAAAATAGGGCTAACAGTAATTTAATATAAGAAATTGTAAAATTACAAAATATTAATCTTTAACATTATTTTTAGTATATGTAATAATTCTTAGATTATTTGGAGAATATAACTATAAATAAATAATAATTAAATTTTTTTCATTTAGGAGATAATATGTTTAAAAGCAGAGATTTTATATTTATGAATGTTGTTAGTATGGATGGCAAGAAAATTGGGTTTATCAGAGATTTGTTAATGGATTTTAATAAAGGAAAGGTAATCGGATTTGTAATATCTCCTTATAAACTTTTCCATAAAAATTTAAGTGTATTAAAAGAAGACATCATATATTTTAATAAGCATATGGTAGTTAAAAAAGTAGAGAAAAATAAATATCTATGTTTACATAGCTTTATTAATATGGATGTAATAGATAAATGTAGCAATGTATTTGGTATGGTGGAGGATATTACTTTTTCATGTGATACATTTGAAATAAAAGGAATTATAGTGTCTTCTGGATTTATTACAAATTTACTTAGAGGGAAAAGAATAATGCTAATAAATGAACTAATACTTGGAGAAGAAAATATTCTCTACATTCCCAATTTTGATGAATCATGTTTTAAAAGTATGCCACATAACTTCTTTGTGGAGGGAAAAGCCGATGAAAAAAATTAGCAAAAAGAAGTTAGCTATTACGATTCTCAGTATTATTATTTTTGTAGTTGTACTCTTTATGTTAATAAAAATCCCTATTGTTAAACAATTAATAAATTTAGTCTTTATTTCTTTCATTGTGGCATATATACTAAAACCATTATATATGCTTTTAATTAGAAAAGGAGTAAATAAAAAAGCTTCTGCTTGTTTAATAATAGTCGGTTTATTAAGTTTAGTATTATTAACGTTTATAGTGGTAATTCCATCAATATTTAGAGAAAGTTTAGACATAAATAAGGCAATAAATGATTTGCAAAAATATTTAATTAATGCAAATATGAAAATAAAAGTATTAAATAGAAGCAGAGTCATGAGTAGTATTATGACTACTATATACCAAAAATCAAATGCTCAAATACTTCTAATATTTGATAAAATATTAGATTCTATCA from the Clostridium sp. CM027 genome contains:
- a CDS encoding PRC-barrel domain-containing protein gives rise to the protein MFKSRDFIFMNVVSMDGKKIGFIRDLLMDFNKGKVIGFVISPYKLFHKNLSVLKEDIIYFNKHMVVKKVEKNKYLCLHSFINMDVIDKCSNVFGMVEDITFSCDTFEIKGIIVSSGFITNLLRGKRIMLINELILGEENILYIPNFDESCFKSMPHNFFVEGKADEKN